In the Streptomyces cinnamoneus genome, GGTGATGGGCGCCGTCCACGGCGTCCTCTTCATCATCTACGTGATCTTCTGGATCGACGCCTGGAACCAGACGAAGTGGGCTTTCAAGACCGCCGCCCTCTACTTCGTCCTCTCCGTCCTGCCCTTCGGCGGCTTCTTCGCCGAGCGCATGCTGCGCCGTGAGGCCGAGGCGACCCTGATCGCCGCCCGCGCCCGCAAGGAGGGTGTGGTCAACGCATGATCGTCGCCTTCTCGGTCTCCCCGATCGGCGTCGGGGAGGACGTCGGCAGCTACGTGGCCGACGCGGTGCGCGTCGTGCGCGAGTCCGGCCTGCCGAACCGCACCGACGC is a window encoding:
- a CDS encoding DUF3817 domain-containing protein, with the translated sequence MDLKTASALRRLRLVSAPEAVSFLLLMVCSVLKRTTDFNAVPVMGAVHGVLFIIYVIFWIDAWNQTKWAFKTAALYFVLSVLPFGGFFAERMLRREAEATLIAARARKEGVVNA